The Veillonellaceae bacterium sequence GGCGGCAAGATTGCCGAAAGTGTAGTTGGCTACTTTACCAGTACCGATAACCTCGAACTTGTTGAACGCTTGAAACAATTTAGAGTTCGAATGACAGAGGACAAACCAACCAACCAAGGCGAGCAGCTTTTTGCAGGTCTTACCTTTGTACTAACCGGTACATTAGTTGGTATGACTAGGGCAGAGGCCACTGACCTGATTGAATCACTAGGCGGCAAAGTGTCAGGTTCGGTTAGTAAAAAGACCAGCTATGTCGTAGTCGGCGCCGAAGCCGGCAGCAAGCTTGAAAAGGCAAGGCAATTAGGAGTTGCCGTTCTTACTGAAGAGCAGTTTAAAGATTTAGCGCAAAGCAACCTGCATCATTAGTTTGAAACGATAGACAAGCGTGGTATAATATAGTTTATATGGAATTTCTTGATTATAAAGGTGGATGGTGAAAAAATGAAAATTACGCGTAAAGATGTTGAAAACGTTGCGCTGCTGTCGCGGCTGGAAATTTCCGAGAGCGACATCGAAACAGTAACAAAACAGCTGAATGCAATTTTAGAATATGTTGATGTTTTAAATAAAGTTGATACAACAAATGTGCAGCCGACCGCACATGTACTGCCACTTAACAATGTTATGAGAAAAGATGAAGTCCGTCCTTCCCTGCCCCGTGAACTTGCTTTATCCAATGCCCCTGAGCAGGAAGACGGCTATTTTAAAGTGCCTAAGATTGTTGAAGGATAAGGAGGTATAGTTAATGGAGTTGATTAAATACACTGCCAGCCAGTTGCATGATAAACTAAAAACTAAAGAAATATCATCGGTTGAACTCACTAAGGCAGTATTTAGCCGAATTGATGCTGTCGAACCAGATGTTAATGCTTATATAACCGAAACACGCGAGCTGGCGCTGGCACAAGCAAAACTAACTGACGAAAAAATTGCCAAGGGCGAAAATATTGCGCCGCTTGCCGGTATTTCGGCAGCAATAAAAGATAATATCTGTATGAAGGGTGTAAAAACTACCTGTGCAGCCAAAATTCTCGCCGACTTTGTTCCCCCGTACGATGCAACTGTTATGGAGCAGCTGGCCGATGAGGGTAGCGTTGTCGTGGGTAAAGCTAATCTGGATGAGTTTGCTATGGGCGGCTCAACTGAAAACTCAGTCTTCGGCGCTTCGCATAATCCTTGGGATTTAAACGCTGTACCAGGCGGTTCGAGCGGTGGTTCAGCTGCAGCTGTTGCCGCTGGCGAGGCTGCCTGGGCGTTAGGCTCAGATACCGGGGGGTCCATTAGACAGCCGGCCGCATATTGTGGTTTGGTGGGCTTTAAGCCGACTTATGGACGGGTTTCACGGTATGGTTTAGTAGGTTATGCTCCGTCACTTGATCAGATCGGGCCGATTACACGCGACGTTACCGATTGTGCCCATGTACTGAATGTTATTAGCGGATATGATCCGAAAGATTCTACATCAATAAACAGTAAGGTGCCGGACTATACGAAATCGCTGGTGAACGATGTTGAGGGTCTAAAAATCGGATTGCCAAAAGAGTATTTTGTATCAGGCATGAATCCGGATGTTGAAAAAGCTGTCTACAAGGCTATCGACCAGCTAGTATCGCTTGGCGCTGAATATCAAGAAATATCTATGCCGCACACCGAGTATGCTTTGTCGGCATATTACGTAATCGCACCGGCAGAAGCAAGTTCAAACTTAGCCCGCTTTGATGGTGTAAGCTATGGCTATCGGGCAGCAGGCAGTGACATTGTTGATATGTATAAAAAGACTCGCAGTGAGGCGTTTGGTCTTGAGGTAAAACGCCGGATTATGCTGGGAACATATGCGCTCAGCTCCGGGTATTACGATGCCTACTATTTGCAGGCTTTGAAAGTACGTACATTAGTTAAGCAAGACTTTGACAAAGCGTTTGAAAAAGTTGATGTCCTTATTACGCCGACAGTTCCGACTCCGGCTTTCAAAATGGGGGCAATGACTAATGACCCGTTGGCTATGTATCTGCAGGATATTTTTACAATTCCAGTAAATCTTGCAGGGGTGCCGGCTGTATCAGTACCGTGCGGTTTTGCAGGCAAGCTACCGATCGGACTTCAGATTATCGGCAAACCGCTGGGTGAAGAAACGCTTATTCGTACTGCATATACCTTTGAGCAAAATAATGATTACCATAAGCGCTTTGCTCCGCTCGGGGAGGGTAAATAAATGGATTATGAAATAGTTATTGGTTTGGAAGTACACTCAGAATTAAAAACAAAATCAAAAATCTTTTGCGGCTGCAGCACGGCTTTCGGTGCTGAACAAAACACTAATGTATGTCCTATTTGTTTAGGCATGCCCGGCGTGCTTCCGGTTATTAACGAAAAGGTAGTTGAGTTTGCCATAAAGGCCGGTTTGGCTTTAAATTGTGAAATATTACCGTTCAGCAAATTTGACCGCAAGAACTATTATTACCCTGATTTGCCCAAGAACTTTCAAACTTCCCAATTTGATCTGCCGATAGCTATTAACGGCTATCTTGATATTGAGGTAAACGGCGAGCAAAAGCGGATTGGCATTAACAGAATACATATGGAAGAAGATGCCGGAAAGCTAGTGCATGCAGGCAGTATTACAACCTCGGATTACTCTCTGGTCGATTACAACCGGGGTGGTGTGCCCCTGATTGAAATAGTTTCAGAGCCCGATATGAGGAGCCCGGAAGAAGCTAAAGCCTATCTGGAAAAATTAAAAGCAATTCTCCAATATATTGATGTTTCTGACTGTAAAATGGAAGAAGGCAGCTTGCGCTGTGATGCCAATATTTCCCTGCGGCCACAAGGTGCTGAAAAACTAGGCACTAAGACGGAGATTAAGAATCTTAACTCCTTTAAATCAGTGCAAAAGGGATTAGAATATGAGGCGGTCCGCCATGAAGAAGTGCTCGACGATGGTGGTAAGATCATTCAGGAAACCCGCTCGTGGGACGAGGCAAAAGGGATAACCGTTTCGCTGAGAAATAAAGAGCAGGCTCACGACTATCGCTATTTCCCCGAGCCCGATCTTGTGCCAATCATCGTTGATCCCGCAATGGTAGAAGAGATTAGAAATAATCTTCCAGAATTACCGGATGCCCGCAAATCTCGACTGATAAATGATTACGGTTTATCCTCCTATGATGCCGGGGTTATTACAGCTAGCCGGGCAATGGCTGATTACTTTGATGAAACTGTCAAGCTAAATGTGGATGCTAAAACGGCGGCAAATTGGCTGATGGGCGAACTGCTCAAGCACCTGAACAACGCTAATATGGAAATTGAAGATTGTCCGGTGACGCCGCAAAAGTTGGCTGGACTGATTGCACTAATCGACAAAGGCACAATTTCCAATAAAATTGCTAAAACAGTTTTTGAAGAGATATGGTCGACAGGCAAAGATGCAGAAGTCATTGTCAAGGAAAAAGGTATGGTTCAAATTAGTGATGCCGGTGAAATAGCCGGAATAGTTGACAAGGTAATTGCAGACAATCCACAATCTGTAGCCGACTTTAAAGCAGGTAAGGAAAAAGCTATTGGCTTTTTGGTCGGGCAGATAATGAAACAAACTAAAGGCCGCGCTAATCCTGAAATGGTCAACAAGCTGCTTCGCGAGCGCCTTTAAAATCAATAACATAATGCATTGGCTTTAATTACCGCAAAGAGGCGCGATTAATCGCGCCTCTTTTTCGCATGAAAAGCGGGTTGCACGCACATAATGGTAACGATACGCCTAAAAAGAGGTGTTTAATTTGTTATCGGTAAAAGCGGCATGGAATCTAAAAGCAGTAGTTATGGTTTACATACTGCGGCTATTAGTCGGAATGGCGCTAGTCCGGGTGATTTACCCGCTAATGTTTACTGTTACGCCAAGTCTCGTCGAAATTACTGACCGTGTTGTGGTAATTGTACTTGTTGCAATAGCAGTCTGGCAGTATCAGGGCAGTTTCCGAGAACTGGGCTTATCACTTAAACGGCCTCTGCGCAGTATTATCACTGGTTTGGTGGCAGGGGCAGTATTACTTACTGTAAGCCTGTTCAGCGAAAGAATATATACTGCCGCGCTATTTATTTCCCCAACTCAGCATCCGCTGGTTGCGCAGGCTGAAAAGGCATTAAACTGGCAGGATTTACTATTGCCATTGTTTCTAGCAGGACTAGCTGCGCCTATTGCGGAAGAAATAATGTATCGCTTATTTACTTTTCTTCCATTAAAAGATCGATGGGGGGTATGGGGCGGTGCCATAGCAAGTTCAGCAATTTTCGCTTTAATGCATTTTAATGCTTACTGGCTTGCCGAAATGATGGTAGTCGGAACAGGACTGGCATTGCTGTATTACTACACCGGCTCTTTAATTAGTGCAATTGTAGCGCACTCATTTATTAACACAACAAAAATAGTAATGATATTTCTTGGTCTGCCATTAACTTAAAGGGGGTTAGCATATGCCTCGCTGTAAAGTATGTGGAAATACCCATAGTTTTGGTTCCAGTAAAGTCGATCCTGTTGCGCCGTCGGCCAATGGACCAGTTTCAGGCATGATCGGCAATTTTAGCGACGATGAAGAGATTATCAGCATCAATAGCCTGGGTGCCAATAAAACCATGATAAATGAAGCCGCAGAGCACCCCCAATCCTATTTCGACATATGCTTAAGCTGTGGCAGTCAACAGTTAGAGTGGCATGACAGTCCCGCATAGGCTCGAAAAAGTTTAATCTAAATAGGGAAAAGGGGATAGATCTGATGACCAATGTTAACGAGTTGCCGGTCGACAAACTCCGTTTTACCTGTGATGAGAACATGTTTGACTTTACAACAACCGAGGAAGTCCCGCCGCTTGATGTCATGATTGGCCAAGAGCGGGCGGTTAAGGCGGTCGAGTTCGGTTTATTTACCAAAAGCCAAGGCTACAATATTTACGTATCCGGCTTAGTAGGTACAGGGAAAATAACCTATGCTCAAAATGCTGTTCATAAAGTAGCGCGGGAAGAGCAATCTCCAAACGATTGGTGCTATGTCAACAATTTTGAAAATCCCAGTCAGCCGATTGTACTGTCATTGCCGTGCGGAAGTGGGAATACTTTGCGCCAAGATATGCAAAATTTGGTTGAAGACCTAAAAACAGAAATTCCCAAGGTTTTCAGCAGTGATGATTATGAGCGGGCCAAAACTGACTTGGTGAAAGAATTTCAAGAAAAACGAGCCCTTATAATAGAAGGTTTTAACCAGAAGGCTGAAGAACTGGGCGTTATGCCGCAGTGGTCGACTACCGGCTTTGTCGGAGTTCCTATGGTCGACGGCAAGCCGCTTATCCCTGAAGAATATCAAAAATTAGATAAGGAAAAACGCGAAGAAATCGACAAAAAAATGCTGGCTGTGCATGAAAGAGCAATGGAAGTAGTGCGCCGGATGCAGCAGCTTGAGCGGGAAGTTCGCGAAGAGGTAAAAGGGCTTGACGGCAAGATAGGTCTTTTTGCCGTAGGTAACTTCATAGATGAGCTTAAAGAAAAATATGCTGAATATGAACAGGTCGTTACTTATCTAGAGGCCGTCAAGCAGGATATCGTTAAAAATATTAATGACTTTAAACCTTCGGCCTTAGAAGATGATAATAATCCGCTAATGTTATTCCGCAGAAACATGCAGGATTCAACCAAAGATAAGTATAGTGTAAACTTGCTTGTTGATAATCGCGAGGCCGAAGGCGCGCCTGTTGTC is a genomic window containing:
- the gatC gene encoding Asp-tRNA(Asn)/Glu-tRNA(Gln) amidotransferase subunit GatC; this encodes MKITRKDVENVALLSRLEISESDIETVTKQLNAILEYVDVLNKVDTTNVQPTAHVLPLNNVMRKDEVRPSLPRELALSNAPEQEDGYFKVPKIVEG
- the gatA gene encoding Asp-tRNA(Asn)/Glu-tRNA(Gln) amidotransferase subunit GatA — its product is MELIKYTASQLHDKLKTKEISSVELTKAVFSRIDAVEPDVNAYITETRELALAQAKLTDEKIAKGENIAPLAGISAAIKDNICMKGVKTTCAAKILADFVPPYDATVMEQLADEGSVVVGKANLDEFAMGGSTENSVFGASHNPWDLNAVPGGSSGGSAAAVAAGEAAWALGSDTGGSIRQPAAYCGLVGFKPTYGRVSRYGLVGYAPSLDQIGPITRDVTDCAHVLNVISGYDPKDSTSINSKVPDYTKSLVNDVEGLKIGLPKEYFVSGMNPDVEKAVYKAIDQLVSLGAEYQEISMPHTEYALSAYYVIAPAEASSNLARFDGVSYGYRAAGSDIVDMYKKTRSEAFGLEVKRRIMLGTYALSSGYYDAYYLQALKVRTLVKQDFDKAFEKVDVLITPTVPTPAFKMGAMTNDPLAMYLQDIFTIPVNLAGVPAVSVPCGFAGKLPIGLQIIGKPLGEETLIRTAYTFEQNNDYHKRFAPLGEGK
- the gatB gene encoding Asp-tRNA(Asn)/Glu-tRNA(Gln) amidotransferase subunit GatB; its protein translation is MDYEIVIGLEVHSELKTKSKIFCGCSTAFGAEQNTNVCPICLGMPGVLPVINEKVVEFAIKAGLALNCEILPFSKFDRKNYYYPDLPKNFQTSQFDLPIAINGYLDIEVNGEQKRIGINRIHMEEDAGKLVHAGSITTSDYSLVDYNRGGVPLIEIVSEPDMRSPEEAKAYLEKLKAILQYIDVSDCKMEEGSLRCDANISLRPQGAEKLGTKTEIKNLNSFKSVQKGLEYEAVRHEEVLDDGGKIIQETRSWDEAKGITVSLRNKEQAHDYRYFPEPDLVPIIVDPAMVEEIRNNLPELPDARKSRLINDYGLSSYDAGVITASRAMADYFDETVKLNVDAKTAANWLMGELLKHLNNANMEIEDCPVTPQKLAGLIALIDKGTISNKIAKTVFEEIWSTGKDAEVIVKEKGMVQISDAGEIAGIVDKVIADNPQSVADFKAGKEKAIGFLVGQIMKQTKGRANPEMVNKLLRERL
- a CDS encoding CPBP family intramembrane metalloprotease, giving the protein MVYILRLLVGMALVRVIYPLMFTVTPSLVEITDRVVVIVLVAIAVWQYQGSFRELGLSLKRPLRSIITGLVAGAVLLTVSLFSERIYTAALFISPTQHPLVAQAEKALNWQDLLLPLFLAGLAAPIAEEIMYRLFTFLPLKDRWGVWGGAIASSAIFALMHFNAYWLAEMMVVGTGLALLYYYTGSLISAIVAHSFINTTKIVMIFLGLPLT